The following are encoded together in the Campylobacter devanensis genome:
- the yidD gene encoding membrane protein insertion efficiency factor YidD, protein MKIATSLVIFYKKYISPLLPRSCRYYPSCSEYALWQLSHSGIVASIFAISLRILRCNQLFRGGIDYPIIKRKFTPSYLFLKQSYVEPKFWLIRHKKDKFYLIKAFDLSKEKKC, encoded by the coding sequence ATGAAAATTGCTACTAGTTTGGTTATTTTTTATAAAAAATATATCTCACCATTATTGCCAAGGTCGTGCAGATACTATCCTAGTTGTTCTGAGTATGCTCTTTGGCAGCTTAGCCACAGCGGGATAGTCGCCTCTATTTTTGCCATTAGCCTTAGAATTCTGCGATGCAATCAACTCTTTAGAGGTGGCATAGATTATCCTATTATTAAGCGAAAATTTACGCCCTCTTATCTATTTTTAAAGCAGAGTTATGTAGAGCCAAAATTTTGGCTTATTCGGCATAAAAAAGATAAATTTTATTTAATAAAAGCATTTGACTTATCAAAGGAAAAGAAGTGTTAG
- the yidC gene encoding membrane protein insertase YidC translates to MLDKLSTQKRLIIATVISVLFFIAYDALFVPKPLIDTNKTVEQNQSAPATNLANSTTDKAAIAPKQISKNIATIEGATYSATIDELGRISNFTLKDSKFKNENGEQISLLKPSSPLPLEIRFSDTAINEKAFKVAYTVSSDKIDATKSPANITLTQNLDSFSVVKNLTFYPDGSYDIDVKVNSNHEYFITAGFRPIVAVDGYTVHGVLLRKEDDSLEIIEDGDAKGNEIFRSVDLLANSDRYYTTLFYDNKRSMEVFIQNDADENTLSFARNIGNFSTKGYIGPKDYKTLKAIEPSLVDTIEYGWFTFIAKPAFLLLDWLYSFIGNWGFAIVALTIIIRIVLFPLTYKGMVSMNKLKELAPRMKEIQTKYKGDPQKINAHVMELYRKHGANPMGGCLPILIQIPIFFAIYRVLLNAIELKGAEWILWINDLAELDPYFILPILMGITMYIQQHITPTNFTDPMQEKIMKFLPLIFTFFFITFPAGLTLYWFINNLCSIAQQMVVNKIFARHKAQEIAEKRHEH, encoded by the coding sequence GTGTTAGATAAACTCTCAACCCAAAAAAGGCTGATAATAGCCACAGTTATATCTGTCTTATTTTTTATAGCTTATGATGCGTTGTTTGTCCCAAAGCCGTTAATTGATACAAATAAAACAGTAGAACAAAATCAAAGCGCACCAGCTACTAATTTAGCTAACTCTACGACAGATAAAGCAGCTATTGCGCCAAAACAAATTAGTAAAAATATCGCCACAATTGAAGGTGCAACTTATAGCGCTACAATTGATGAGCTTGGAAGAATTAGCAACTTTACACTAAAAGATTCTAAATTTAAAAATGAAAATGGTGAACAAATTTCACTTTTAAAACCTAGCTCGCCACTTCCGCTCGAGATTCGTTTCTCAGATACAGCTATAAATGAAAAAGCCTTTAAGGTTGCTTATACTGTAAGTAGTGATAAAATTGATGCTACTAAGTCTCCGGCCAATATTACTCTTACACAAAATTTAGATTCATTTAGCGTAGTGAAAAATTTAACTTTTTACCCAGATGGATCATATGATATTGATGTTAAGGTAAACTCAAATCACGAGTATTTTATCACTGCTGGATTTCGTCCAATTGTAGCAGTAGATGGATATACAGTTCATGGGGTTTTATTACGCAAAGAAGATGATAGTTTAGAGATTATAGAAGATGGTGATGCTAAGGGGAATGAAATATTTAGAAGTGTTGATCTTTTAGCAAATAGTGATAGATACTATACAACTCTATTTTATGATAATAAAAGATCAATGGAGGTCTTTATTCAAAATGATGCCGATGAGAATACCTTAAGCTTTGCTAGAAATATTGGAAATTTTAGCACTAAAGGCTACATTGGGCCAAAAGATTATAAAACTTTAAAAGCTATTGAACCAAGTTTAGTTGATACTATTGAATATGGTTGGTTTACATTCATTGCTAAACCTGCATTTTTATTACTTGATTGGCTATACTCGTTTATAGGTAACTGGGGCTTTGCTATTGTTGCGCTCACTATTATTATTCGTATAGTTTTATTCCCGTTAACATATAAGGGAATGGTATCAATGAATAAACTAAAAGAGTTAGCTCCAAGAATGAAAGAGATCCAAACTAAATATAAAGGAGATCCTCAAAAAATCAACGCCCATGTAATGGAATTATATAGAAAGCATGGAGCAAACCCAATGGGCGGATGTTTGCCGATTTTAATTCAAATTCCAATTTTCTTTGCTATTTATAGGGTTTTATTAAATGCTATTGAGTTAAAAGGAGCTGAATGGATATTATGGATTAACGACCTTGCAGAGCTTGATCCATATTTTATTTTACCTATACTTATGGGTATTACGATGTATATTCAGCAACACATCACTCCAACAAATTTTACCGATCCAATGCAAGAGAAGATTATGAAATTTCTACCGCTGATATTTACATTTTTCTTTATTACATTCCCAGCTGGTTTAACGCTTTATTGGTTTATCAACAATCTGTGTTCTATAGCACAACAAATGGTAGTAAATAAAATATTTGCTCGTCATAAAGCTCAAGAGATAGCGGAGAAACGCCATGAGCATTAG
- a CDS encoding Jag N-terminal domain-containing protein encodes MRIEAKDLEAAYIKAASQLGCSTINLEITPIKPSRKGFFGFFQKDGLFEVTVKKEAEKKAKKSKPERSEREIKELKHHTPKPLKAETSNKSEDKSELKSQSELKLQSELKTENRAEVRSAKEQIAKKPVLNIDNSIFDSFHKIDENKPSQDDILLEIRAGLDKLLIASSFDIEVSELSIYDADTIYIKLDGADAALMIGKEGYRYKAISYLLFNWINARYNKGIRLEIAEFLKNQESSMATYLSGVIERVELIGKAQTKPLDGVLVKIALEQLRDRFPDKYVGIKNSDEGKFIVINDFHKK; translated from the coding sequence ATTAGGATAGAAGCTAAGGATTTAGAGGCTGCTTATATAAAAGCAGCCAGCCAACTTGGATGCTCTACTATAAATTTAGAAATTACTCCGATTAAACCATCTAGAAAAGGCTTTTTTGGTTTTTTTCAAAAAGATGGACTTTTTGAAGTTACAGTTAAAAAAGAGGCTGAAAAAAAGGCTAAAAAATCAAAACCAGAGCGCAGTGAAAGAGAGATAAAAGAGCTAAAACATCATACTCCAAAACCATTAAAGGCTGAAACTAGCAATAAAAGTGAAGATAAATCTGAGCTAAAATCTCAATCTGAGCTAAAACTTCAATCTGAGCTAAAAACTGAAAATAGAGCCGAAGTAAGATCGGCTAAAGAACAAATAGCCAAAAAACCAGTACTAAATATCGACAACTCTATATTTGATTCATTTCATAAAATAGATGAAAACAAACCTTCTCAAGATGATATTTTATTAGAAATTAGAGCAGGACTTGATAAATTACTTATAGCAAGTTCATTTGATATTGAAGTAAGTGAACTCTCAATTTATGATGCCGATACTATATATATCAAACTTGATGGAGCTGATGCAGCGCTAATGATAGGCAAGGAGGGCTATAGATATAAGGCGATTTCATATTTATTATTTAATTGGATAAATGCTAGATATAATAAAGGAATTCGCTTAGAGATTGCTGAATTTTTAAAAAATCAAGAGAGTAGTATGGCAACATATTTAAGCGGTGTAATCGAAAGAGTAGAGCTGATTGGAAAGGCTCAAACTAAGCCACTTGATGGTGTTCTTGTTAAGATTGCCTTAGAACAGCTTAGAGATAGATTCCCAGATAAATATGTCGGAATTAAAAATAGCGATGAAGGCAAATTTATCGTTATAAATGACTTTCATAAAAAATGA
- the mnmE gene encoding tRNA uridine-5-carboxymethylaminomethyl(34) synthesis GTPase MnmE: MNIVALATPYGVGAISIIRLSGKDALSIADKICGSLTPRVAHLKELKDRDGNVLDEAIVIYFKAPFSFTGEDVVEFQTHGGVVVANLIIDEILAYGARVADPGEFSKRALLNGKIDLAKAESIQGLINARSEGAAKILARVMSGELGLFCDTLRDGLISTLAYTETCIDYADDDLPADIMEQIKLKLKEVSSKLDHIISISNSKKGLIDGYKVAIIGCPNVGKSSILNSLLNYERAIISDTPGTTRDTIEEQIKIGTHLVRIIDTAGIRHSDHDIENIGIEYSKRAANSADIIICVFDSSRVSNSEDIAILDFINSLNKKVIFVLNKSDLEFKFDLDIDGILLSAKDECSALKFALERYLNSQDTNEIMLSSNRQIKACQDAKNAIDRATELLDESVLELFAYEINRAIKEIGSITKPLQNSEILDKMFSSFCLGK; this comes from the coding sequence ATGAATATTGTAGCACTTGCGACTCCGTATGGAGTAGGAGCAATCTCGATTATAAGACTTAGCGGCAAAGATGCTCTAAGTATTGCTGATAAAATATGTGGTAGTTTAACGCCTAGAGTTGCGCATTTAAAAGAGTTAAAAGATAGAGATGGCAATGTCTTAGATGAGGCTATTGTTATATATTTTAAGGCTCCATTTAGTTTTACTGGTGAAGATGTTGTGGAGTTTCAAACTCATGGTGGCGTAGTTGTAGCAAATTTAATTATAGATGAAATTTTAGCTTATGGAGCTAGAGTAGCTGACCCTGGAGAATTTAGTAAACGAGCACTACTAAATGGTAAAATCGATTTAGCTAAGGCTGAGAGTATTCAAGGATTGATAAATGCTAGAAGCGAGGGTGCGGCTAAAATTTTAGCTAGAGTTATGAGTGGTGAGCTTGGTTTATTTTGCGATACTTTGCGTGATGGACTAATATCAACTCTAGCTTATACTGAGACTTGTATTGATTATGCTGATGATGACTTGCCAGCTGATATAATGGAGCAAATTAAGCTAAAATTAAAAGAAGTATCATCAAAACTAGATCACATAATCTCAATTTCAAATTCCAAAAAAGGCTTAATTGATGGCTATAAAGTAGCTATTATTGGTTGCCCAAATGTAGGTAAAAGCTCAATTTTAAATTCACTTTTAAATTATGAACGCGCTATAATTAGCGATACTCCTGGTACTACTCGTGATACTATTGAAGAGCAGATAAAAATAGGCACTCACTTAGTACGCATTATCGATACCGCTGGCATTAGGCATAGTGACCATGATATAGAAAATATAGGAATAGAGTATTCCAAAAGAGCTGCTAATAGCGCTGATATAATTATTTGTGTATTTGATAGCTCAAGAGTTAGTAATAGTGAAGATATAGCTATTTTAGATTTTATCAATAGTTTAAATAAAAAGGTGATTTTTGTATTGAATAAATCTGATTTGGAATTTAAATTTGATCTTGATATTGATGGGATTTTGCTTAGTGCAAAAGATGAATGCTCAGCTTTAAAATTTGCACTTGAGAGATATTTAAACTCACAAGATACAAATGAGATAATGCTAAGCTCAAATCGCCAAATAAAAGCATGCCAAGATGCTAAAAATGCAATTGATAGAGCAACTGAGCTTTTAGATGAATCAGTGTTGGAGCTATTTGCTTATGAGATAAATAGAGCCATAAAAGAGATAGGAAGCATTACAAAACCACTCCAAAATTCTGAAATTTTAGATAAAATGTTTAGCAGTTTTTGTCTAGGAAAATAA
- the purL gene encoding phosphoribosylformylglycinamidine synthase subunit PurL, whose product MDKETIQAHKISDDEYKKILEILGREPNLLELGVFSAMWSEHCSYKSSKKYLNGFPTKAPWVLQGPGENAGVIDCGDGMAAVFKMESHNHPSFIEPFAGAATGVGGIFRDIFTMGARVEASMNSLRFGQVRGDDKTNRHQRYLVKGVVSGISHYGNCMGVPTVGGETTFDESFNGNILVNAFGLGICKSDEIFYAKAEGVGNPVMYVGSKTGRDGLGGAVMSSDSFNEENKSLRPTVQVGDPFAEKLLMEACLELFKCDYIVGIQDMGAAGLTSSSFEMAGRSGSGMRMYLDKVPMRESGMTPYELMLSESQERMLICAKKGCEDKIKAIFAKWDLDAEIIGEVTDTGVMELYWHGELAGSVPIAPLSEAAPMLDRPTSRPKYLDEIAKINLDNMPNISNQEAFELLIRDLNVANKSLIYDQYDSTVGTNVIKKAGKLGAAVMRIKENGKSIAMGMECNTRYNYVNPRIGAAAAVATSGRKVAMSGATPLAITDCLNYGNPQNPEVMWQFANGCEGIKEACAALNTPVVSGNVSLYNETDGISIQPTPSIVTVGVGDDANKSLDSEFNSAGVSVYLLGKTTGEFAGSLYMKAIANLCAGELKEIDYKAERALWDLVIEANKNRVLAFANSVGVGGIAITLAKMAAVSSIGFSGEIKFDDGRFVFDESFSRAVVGVKDAIKFEELAKKYGVEFIKIGLSGGDEFILNDIKMDLKELQNIYFSEFAAVIKSED is encoded by the coding sequence ATGGATAAAGAAACGATACAAGCGCATAAAATTAGCGATGATGAATATAAGAAGATATTAGAAATTTTAGGGCGTGAGCCAAATTTACTTGAGCTTGGTGTATTTTCTGCAATGTGGAGTGAGCATTGTAGCTATAAATCATCTAAAAAATATTTAAATGGCTTTCCTACTAAAGCCCCATGGGTACTTCAAGGTCCAGGCGAGAATGCTGGAGTGATTGATTGCGGTGATGGTATGGCTGCTGTATTTAAGATGGAAAGCCACAATCACCCAAGTTTTATTGAGCCGTTTGCTGGTGCTGCTACAGGAGTTGGCGGTATTTTTAGAGATATCTTTACGATGGGTGCTAGGGTTGAGGCTAGTATGAACTCTTTAAGATTTGGGCAGGTTCGTGGAGATGATAAAACTAATCGCCATCAACGCTATTTAGTAAAAGGTGTAGTATCTGGTATTAGCCATTATGGCAACTGCATGGGTGTGCCAACTGTAGGTGGTGAAACTACATTTGATGAGAGTTTTAATGGTAATATTTTAGTTAATGCTTTTGGTCTTGGAATTTGTAAAAGTGATGAGATATTTTACGCAAAAGCCGAAGGTGTAGGAAATCCAGTAATGTATGTTGGGTCAAAAACAGGTAGAGATGGCCTTGGCGGGGCTGTGATGTCAAGCGATAGCTTTAATGAAGAAAATAAATCTCTACGCCCAACTGTTCAAGTAGGCGACCCATTTGCTGAAAAGCTTCTTATGGAGGCGTGCTTAGAATTATTTAAGTGTGATTATATTGTAGGAATTCAAGATATGGGAGCAGCTGGTCTTACTTCAAGTAGTTTTGAAATGGCAGGCAGAAGCGGTAGCGGTATGAGAATGTATCTAGATAAAGTTCCTATGCGTGAGAGTGGAATGACTCCATATGAGCTAATGCTTAGTGAATCACAAGAAAGAATGCTAATCTGTGCTAAAAAAGGGTGCGAAGATAAGATAAAAGCAATCTTTGCTAAATGGGATTTAGATGCTGAGATTATCGGAGAGGTAACTGATACTGGCGTGATGGAGTTATATTGGCATGGAGAGCTAGCTGGTAGTGTGCCTATTGCTCCACTTAGCGAGGCTGCTCCTATGCTAGATCGCCCAACTAGCAGACCAAAATATCTTGATGAAATTGCAAAAATTAATTTAGATAATATGCCAAATATTAGTAATCAAGAAGCATTTGAGCTATTAATAAGAGATTTAAATGTGGCAAATAAAAGCTTAATATATGATCAATATGATTCAACTGTAGGTACAAATGTAATTAAAAAAGCTGGCAAACTAGGTGCTGCTGTGATGAGAATAAAAGAAAATGGCAAATCAATTGCTATGGGTATGGAGTGTAATACTAGATATAATTATGTAAATCCAAGAATTGGCGCTGCTGCAGCTGTTGCAACAAGTGGTAGAAAAGTGGCTATGAGTGGAGCTACTCCGCTAGCTATTACAGATTGTCTAAACTATGGAAATCCACAAAATCCTGAAGTAATGTGGCAGTTTGCTAATGGCTGCGAAGGGATTAAAGAGGCTTGTGCTGCGCTTAATACTCCAGTAGTTAGTGGTAATGTAAGCTTGTATAATGAAACTGATGGTATTAGCATTCAGCCAACTCCAAGTATTGTAACTGTAGGTGTAGGTGATGATGCTAATAAAAGCTTAGATAGTGAATTTAATAGTGCTGGCGTGAGTGTTTATTTGCTTGGTAAAACTACTGGTGAGTTTGCTGGATCGCTATATATGAAAGCTATAGCAAATCTATGCGCTGGAGAGCTAAAGGAGATTGATTATAAGGCAGAAAGAGCACTTTGGGATTTAGTAATTGAGGCTAATAAAAATAGAGTTTTAGCTTTTGCCAATAGTGTAGGAGTAGGTGGTATTGCTATAACTCTAGCTAAGATGGCAGCAGTTAGCTCTATTGGTTTTAGTGGAGAGATTAAATTTGATGATGGTCGCTTTGTATTTGATGAGAGTTTTTCTAGAGCAGTAGTAGGTGTTAAAGATGCTATTAAATTTGAAGAGCTAGCTAAAAAATATGGAGTTGAGTTTATTAAAATTGGCTTAAGTGGTGGTGATGAGTTTATTCTTAATGATATTAAAATGGACTTAAAAGAGCTGCAAAATATCTATTTTAGCGAGTTTGCTGCTGTTATTAAAAGTGAAGATTGA
- a CDS encoding DnaJ domain-containing protein, with protein sequence MNIFLILIGLVVAFWLLSRGFANSNYKKQSLQELQYDDAKYLIMLTAKVAKSDGVVSKDEANYISLLLDDICLKLGDVNVRNDLKELYTWHKDSHSSAYAIAKEYKQKMRFSQKIWINRIVFFMNLAYIDGEFNGNEKAILQEICDGFGLHKSIVEDLFAHFEAEFKNLSKENTNIDPYEVLGLSKDASFEEIKASYRRLSREYHPDFTMDKSDEIITQATKKMQQINEAYDMLKAKFK encoded by the coding sequence GTGAATATATTTTTAATCTTAATTGGGCTTGTTGTTGCATTTTGGTTACTTAGTCGAGGGTTTGCTAATTCAAACTATAAAAAACAAAGCCTTCAAGAGCTTCAATATGATGATGCTAAATATCTTATAATGCTTACTGCAAAAGTCGCCAAAAGCGATGGAGTAGTAAGCAAAGATGAGGCTAATTATATATCACTTTTATTAGATGATATATGCTTAAAGCTTGGAGATGTTAATGTTAGAAATGATTTAAAAGAGCTATATACCTGGCATAAAGATAGCCATAGCTCAGCTTATGCTATTGCTAAAGAGTATAAGCAAAAGATGAGGTTTAGCCAAAAAATCTGGATAAATCGTATAGTATTTTTTATGAATTTAGCCTATATTGATGGTGAATTTAATGGCAATGAAAAGGCAATACTACAAGAGATTTGCGATGGATTTGGCTTGCATAAGAGTATTGTAGAGGATCTTTTTGCTCATTTTGAGGCTGAATTTAAAAATTTATCTAAAGAAAATACTAATATTGATCCATATGAAGTTTTAGGGCTTTCAAAAGATGCTAGTTTTGAGGAGATTAAGGCTAGTTATCGTAGATTATCTAGAGAGTATCATCCTGATTTTACGATGGATAAAAGTGATGAGATAATTACTCAAGCAACTAAAAAAATGCAACAAATAAATGAAGCATATGATATGTTAAAAGCGAAATTTAAATAA
- the purH gene encoding bifunctional phosphoribosylaminoimidazolecarboxamide formyltransferase/IMP cyclohydrolase: MRALISVSDKSGIVEFALGLEALGFEILSTGGTYKTLKDNGIKVIEVSEFTASPEMFEGRIKTLHPKIHGGILHKRDNASHVEQASKHDIKGIDLVCVNLYPFKETTIRTDDFEEIIENIDIGGPTMVRSAAKNFKDVLIVTDMNDYDKVLNAIRNDSASYEFRRDLMIKAYEHTAAYDSMIANYMNERFNGGFGAKRFITGSKVFDTRYGENPHQKGAAYEFDSFLSLNFTQLKGEASFNNMTDINSAVAIASAFGDAPAVAICKHANPCGFAIGENELDSYIKALKCDPISAFGGVVAINGTLTKELALKTKEIFIEVIIAANVEDGVLELYSDKKRTKIFTQNNKFLVTSGYKWDFKHIDGGFVFQEKDSISDAEVDNAKQVTIKAANPSEIKDLKIAWKIAALTKSNCVVYVKDSTLLAIGMGMTSRVDAARAAVAKANDMGIDLKGCALASEAFFPFADSIEIAASVGVANVIQPGGSIRDEDVIEAANKAGISMYFTGIRHFLH; the protein is encoded by the coding sequence ATGAGGGCATTAATTAGTGTTAGCGATAAAAGCGGTATAGTTGAGTTTGCTTTAGGACTTGAGGCTTTAGGTTTTGAGATTTTAAGTACAGGTGGTACATATAAAACGCTAAAAGATAATGGTATTAAAGTTATAGAAGTTAGCGAATTTACTGCTAGTCCTGAGATGTTTGAAGGTAGAATCAAAACACTTCACCCAAAAATCCATGGAGGAATCTTACATAAAAGAGATAATGCTAGTCATGTAGAACAAGCTAGTAAGCACGATATTAAAGGTATTGATTTAGTATGTGTAAATTTATATCCATTTAAAGAGACTACAATCCGTACAGATGATTTTGAAGAGATTATTGAAAATATTGATATTGGTGGCCCTACTATGGTAAGAAGTGCGGCTAAAAATTTCAAAGATGTCTTAATAGTTACTGATATGAATGACTACGATAAGGTACTTAATGCTATTAGGAATGATAGTGCTAGTTATGAGTTTAGACGTGATTTAATGATTAAAGCATATGAACATACTGCAGCATATGATTCTATGATAGCTAACTATATGAATGAGAGATTTAATGGCGGATTTGGTGCTAAAAGATTTATAACCGGTTCAAAAGTATTTGATACAAGATATGGTGAAAATCCTCATCAAAAAGGTGCTGCATATGAGTTTGATAGCTTTTTAAGTTTAAATTTTACTCAGTTAAAGGGTGAAGCAAGTTTTAATAATATGACAGATATAAACTCAGCTGTAGCTATCGCTTCGGCATTTGGCGATGCTCCAGCAGTTGCTATTTGCAAACATGCTAATCCGTGTGGTTTTGCTATTGGAGAAAATGAGCTTGATAGCTATATAAAAGCTCTTAAATGCGATCCTATTAGTGCATTTGGTGGAGTAGTAGCGATAAATGGTACGCTTACAAAGGAGCTAGCTCTTAAAACTAAAGAGATATTTATAGAGGTTATAATCGCTGCTAATGTAGAAGATGGTGTTTTAGAACTTTATAGTGATAAAAAACGCACTAAAATCTTTACACAAAATAATAAATTCCTAGTAACATCTGGCTATAAATGGGATTTTAAACATATTGATGGTGGTTTTGTATTTCAAGAAAAAGATAGCATAAGCGATGCTGAAGTAGATAATGCTAAACAGGTTACGATAAAAGCCGCCAATCCGAGCGAGATAAAAGATCTAAAAATTGCATGGAAAATTGCAGCTTTAACTAAATCAAATTGTGTGGTTTATGTCAAAGATAGCACTCTTTTAGCTATTGGAATGGGGATGACTAGCAGGGTTGATGCGGCTCGTGCTGCAGTAGCTAAAGCTAATGATATGGGTATAGATCTAAAAGGTTGCGCATTAGCTAGTGAGGCATTTTTCCCATTTGCTGATAGTATAGAGATAGCAGCAAGTGTTGGCGTTGCAAATGTGATTCAACCAGGTGGTTCAATTCGTGATGAAGATGTAATAGAAGCAGCTAATAAAGCCGGAATTAGTATGTATTTTACAGGCATTAGACACTTCTTGCATTAA
- a CDS encoding methyl-accepting chemotaxis protein: MFFLIFAISLILTAIIVLVVLRKVVIAPVLELLNRAKDLSSGDGDLSARISVKSSDEIGQTCQHINVFIEKIQDIVKKAQNSAKSVENETMTLNDNASILLNSTEAGKTQAKESYAISKSISDELEISTDKSSKAAGANKQSYDELEEMIHSLSEVVTHLNEANAKEQEIAQKTISVVSQTEDMKKVLDIIGDIADQTNLLALNAAIEAARAGEMGRGFAVVAEEVRILAEKTNESLSGINSNAQNMIESTRELGVSLNENAKNIALISTSANDLMDRARSTQKATSESMQIVQEVSSMAIEITRKIKTLLDQSESSVEAFDNNAKIVHQFLEVSTSLKDVSTRLEDDLNKFKT, translated from the coding sequence ATGTTCTTTTTAATCTTTGCTATTTCACTTATTTTAACTGCTATTATTGTTTTGGTTGTACTTCGCAAGGTTGTTATTGCTCCAGTGTTGGAGTTATTAAACCGTGCCAAGGATTTAAGTAGTGGCGATGGCGATTTAAGTGCTAGAATTTCAGTTAAAAGTAGCGATGAGATTGGTCAGACTTGCCAGCATATTAATGTATTTATAGAGAAAATTCAAGACATAGTCAAAAAAGCTCAAAATAGTGCTAAGAGTGTAGAGAATGAGACAATGACGCTAAATGACAACGCCTCAATACTCCTAAATAGCACAGAAGCAGGAAAAACTCAAGCCAAAGAGTCATACGCAATTAGTAAAAGCATATCCGATGAGTTAGAGATATCAACTGACAAATCAAGCAAAGCAGCCGGCGCTAATAAACAATCTTATGATGAGTTAGAAGAGATGATACACTCTCTTAGCGAAGTTGTAACTCATCTAAATGAAGCAAATGCTAAAGAACAAGAGATAGCACAAAAAACAATAAGCGTAGTTAGCCAAACCGAAGATATGAAAAAGGTATTAGATATCATAGGCGATATAGCTGATCAAACAAATTTACTTGCTTTAAATGCAGCTATAGAGGCGGCTCGTGCCGGAGAGATGGGAAGGGGATTTGCCGTAGTGGCAGAAGAGGTTAGAATATTAGCTGAAAAGACCAATGAATCTTTAAGCGGTATAAACTCTAATGCTCAAAATATGATAGAATCTACTAGGGAGTTAGGTGTTTCGCTTAATGAAAACGCTAAAAATATTGCACTTATTAGCACAAGTGCAAATGATTTAATGGATAGAGCTAGATCAACCCAAAAAGCTACAAGCGAATCTATGCAGATAGTTCAAGAGGTATCATCGATGGCTATAGAGATTACTAGAAAGATAAAGACTCTACTAGATCAGTCTGAAAGCTCTGTAGAAGCATTTGATAATAATGCTAAAATTGTACATCAATTCTTAGAAGTATCAACTAGTCTAAAAGATGTATCTACCAGATTAGAAGATGATCTAAATAAATTCAAAACCTAA
- a CDS encoding acyl-CoA thioesterase, producing MKNMGEPRIKIVAMPSDTNPAGNIFGGWILSQIDLAGAIAARELAPIRVVTISMKEVIFKEPVFIGDIVSCYAKITQVGQTSITTVVKVVVQRLNSQGFCECVPVTTAEVTYVSVDEKGNKKPIDSDLKRLHGF from the coding sequence ATGAAAAATATGGGCGAACCAAGGATAAAAATCGTCGCTATGCCAAGCGATACAAATCCAGCTGGAAATATATTTGGTGGATGGATTCTTTCTCAAATTGACCTTGCTGGGGCTATAGCTGCTAGAGAGTTAGCGCCTATAAGAGTTGTAACAATCTCGATGAAAGAGGTAATTTTTAAAGAGCCAGTATTTATTGGTGATATTGTTAGTTGCTATGCCAAAATAACTCAAGTAGGCCAGACATCTATAACAACAGTGGTAAAAGTAGTCGTGCAAAGATTAAATTCGCAAGGATTTTGTGAGTGTGTTCCAGTTACAACTGCTGAAGTAACTTATGTTAGCGTAGATGAAAAAGGCAATAAAAAACCAATAGATAGCGATTTAAAACGATTACACGGATTTTGA